The Panicum virgatum strain AP13 chromosome 5K, P.virgatum_v5, whole genome shotgun sequence genome has a window encoding:
- the LOC120710296 gene encoding cysteine proteinase EP-B 2-like translates to MAGLAKRLLLVALVVAAAAALCHAIEFDEKDLATDEALWDLYERWQAHHRVHRHHGEKGRRFGTFKENVHFIHAHNKRGDRPYRLRLNRFGDMGREEFRSTFADSRINDLRRAARAAPAVPGFMYEDVGDLPQSVDWRQAGAVTAVKNQRKCGSCWAFSTVVAVEGINAIRTGRLVSLSEQELVDCDKEENGCQGGLMENAFEFIKAHGGITTEAAYPYRALNGTCDSYRSRQGPVVVIDGHQMVPAGSEEALAKAVAHQPVSVAIDAGGQAFQFYSEGVFTGECGTDLDHGVAAVGYGVDDDGTPYWVVKNSWGPGWGERGYIRMERGAGDGGLCGIAMEASFPIKTSPNPARKPRRALLSSQ, encoded by the coding sequence ATGGCGGGGCTCGCTAAGCGGCTTCTCCTTGTGgccctggtggtggcggcggctgcggcgctgTGCCACGCCATCGAGTTCGACGAGAAGGACCTGGCGACGGACGAGGCGCTGTGGGACCTGTACGAGCGGTGGCAGGCGCACCACCGCGTGCACCGGCACCACGGCGAGAAGGGCCGGCGCTTCGGCACCTTCAAGGAGAACGTGCACTTCATCCACGCGCACAACAAGCGCGGCGACCGCCCCTACCGCCTCCGCCTGAACCGCTTCGGCGACATGGGGCGCGAGGAGTTCCGCTCCACGTTCGCCGACTCGCGCATCAACGACCTCcgccgggcggcgcgcgcggcgccggcggtgccggGGTTCATGTACGAGGACGTGGGCGACCTGCCGCAGTCGGTGGACTGGCGGCAGGCGGGCGCTGTGACCGCCGTGAAGAACCAGCGCAAGTGCGGCAGCTGCTGGGCCTTCTCGACGGTGGTGGCCGTGGAGGGGATCAACGCGATCCGGACGGGGAGGCTGGTCTCCCTGTCGGAGCAGGAGCTGGTGGACTGCGACAAGGAGGAGAACGGGTGCCAGGGCGGGCTGATGGAGAACGCCTTCGAGTTCATCAAGGCCCACGGCGGCATCACCACCGAGGCCGCGTACCCGTACCGCGCGCTCAACGGCACCTGCGACAGCTACCGGTCGCGGCAGGGGCCGGTGGTGGTGATCGACGGGCACCAGATGGTGCCTGCGGGGAGCGAGGAGGCGCTGGCCAAGGCGGTGGCGCACCAGCCGGTGTCCGTGGCCATCGACGCGGGGGGCCAGGCGTTCCAGTTCTACTCGGAGGGCGTGTTCACGGGCGAGTGCGGCACGGACCTGGACCACGGCGTGGCGGCGGTCGGGTACGGCGTGGACGACGACGGCACGCCCTACTGGGTGGTGAAGAACTCGTGGGGCCCCGGGTGGGGCGAGCGCGGGTACATCCGGATggagcgcggcgccggcgacggcgggctcTGCGGCATCGCCATGGAGGCCTCCTTCCCCATCAAGACCTCCCCCAACCCGGCGCGCAagccccgccgcgcgctcctCTCCTCCCAGTGA